Part of the Nicotiana tabacum cultivar K326 chromosome 20, ASM71507v2, whole genome shotgun sequence genome, ttaactcttttaattttcaacaaaaattcatatctcgagctagggacctaggaattcgattttgggcatacgcctaggtcccatatttcgatacgAACTCACCAGGACTGTCAAAATATGAGTCTGACTCCGTTTACCAAAAaaattgaccgaagtcaactcaaatgaggttttaaagaaaaattccttatttcaactttcaacataaaagctttctggaaacacgcccggactatgcacgcaaatcgaggaagaaTAAATGAGGTTTTAAAGGTCTCGAAATACcaaatcgagttctaaaacataagatgaccttctGGGTCATCACACTAAAAGTGTGCACATGTAAAACTGAAGAAAAcactcatttttttctttctataagTATAGTTAACATGGAGTAGAAATTGCTTAATTGGTAGTAATAGTCTTATGCTTACAGGGATTTGACTATTGCAACTTGAGTATCGACTCTCATAGCATGTTTGGCCAGGCTTTTTTGgatcaaaagtgctttttttatCAAAAGTGATTTGGtgaaaaattgaggtgtttggtcaagcttttagaagggaaaaaaaatacttttgaggagaagcagaagcatttTTTGAGAAGcgaaaaaaaatagcttctctccaaaagtactcaCTTTTCTCACAAAcactttttgagaaaaatacacttagaagtagtttttaaaagtttggccaaacactaattactgatcaaaagtatttttcaaattaattagccaaacacaaactatttctcatcaaaatcacttttttgaaaaagtacttttgcaaaaagcatttctcaaaataaattgattttagaATCTTGGTCAAACAGGCTATTAGACATTAATAGGGAATAGAAAATGCTTAGGTGACACAAAGAATATAGTACATGCATGAATAGAAGCtttctaattaatttaaaatttcggATCAACCTACCACCGCAATAACTATACGTACGCTTCATGCTCAGATATATGAATTTTCACTATACATATCAGACCATTTAAACATGTGTCAGTCCAAATTTTGGATCTACGGCCCAAAGTATAAAATTCTCATtaagagtaaaaaaaaaagtgGAAAACAGGAAGAGTATTCCCAGTAATTCTGGGGATCTTCTGAGTTCCATCTGACTGCTAACAAGCATTACTAGTCTACGCTCAAAGTCGCATTGAAAAGCAAATAAATTGTACTTCTAGTTCTAGAAGCAAAACTATTAAAGTAATCCACAAAGATAATGCATATATGGATTAATCAATCTAACTTATCAGCATAATATAATAATGGAGGTTTTCTTTAAGTATACTTAACGTGTATAGATTAGAATTTCGTCATAGTTCATATGGAGCTGACAAATTCATAGCTAGAAAATGTTTGTTTCTGAAGCAAATATTAATAGATGTCTGCTGGACAGCTATCTAATAGATCTAGATCGATGACACCGTATTTTAAACCGCTCTTATTTCGAAAGAATTattctctttttaaaagaaaataaattcaattcAATGAAAATGATCTAAtgaggtttaattcatgtttCCCTCTTAAAGAACCTCTACGTTCCAAATTCTATCACTTTCAACATTTTCTTACTGAATGATATCAGATTTAACGTAGTGCAAAGTTGACAAATGTACAAACATATGatagtttttatatttttttgttgttgttgaaaacaTATTATAGTTAGCTAAATGTAAAACAAGACATAGTGAGTAGACAAAAATCTGACATCACGAGTGGTCAAATCTTTAGAGGAAAAACATTAATTGTGCCATATAACTGTCAATCTTGTCTTCTTTCTATAACGATTTTTCTACTCTTTGTTAATTTCAAATTTAATCATCTCTTAATCATATCTCATGCAAATTTATAACATCTGTACGAAAGCGTTTGTCGTGAAGCAGGACATACTGTGTTTCCCGACATATTATTTTTGTAATCGATCACTGGTAATATAATGGATTATCGAAGTAAATTGCAAGTTTAATTAATTTGTGACTTGCTCAGATGTTCAGTAGTGTAGGGTAGTTTAGTTTACGGTTTAATTATGAGGCGATATAATATaaagattatattttatatagtgaATAATAATGTAAAAACTGTCATGAGATTAATAATATATGTGtgattagttttgttaattagcaTGGTTAACCATAGTTCATTTATAAAGTGTAATGCTAAACTATAGTTAGTGAGTTAGTTAATAGTTAGTTAAGAAAGTTAGTTTGAGTTTGTTATAAGTAGTGGTCGTTTGTACAGTTAGCCTTAAGCTTCTTTTTCAGAAACGAAGATAGCCTTTCTCTGATTTCCTCTCTTCTAGATTCTTCTTCTTCCTAGCTCAGATCTCTCTCCCATGGCagctaacatggtatcagagctaccGATTGAGACCTAAGCGAATTGCAAGCAAAATCAAGTCTTCTTCGTTACTTCAATTCTGCAATTGAGAGCTGAATTGAGCTAGAGTAATGTTTGGTTGAATCTAGGGTTTGCGAATTGCTTACTTCGAAGCTAATTTTTCTGTCAACAATGGCGACTGAAGATGAGCAAATTGGTGCAACGACTACTACTGACAATTTCACGGCTGGAACTGCCACTTTTCCTACTATCGATCACAATCACCCATTGTACCTGCAACCAACAAACACACCAGGTAGCTCTCTGATCTCTCTTCAACTAACTGGATAGACAATTATGCCTTATGGAGTAGTGCAATGAGAATAGGTCTGCTAGGTAAAAGTAAAGTAGGTTTTGTCGATGGGAGATTTCCTAAATCTAAATTTGAACCCGAGCGTCATAATCTGTGGGAAAAGGTCAATGCTATAGTTCTCTCGTGGATAATGAATGTTGTTAGACCAGGATTGTTGAGTAGTGAGTTGTATCCATCTAGTGATCATACAGTTTGGGAAGATTTGAAGGAGAGGTTTGATAAAGTAGATGGCTCGAGAATACTCTATTTGCATAGAGAAGTTCATACCCTGACTCAAGGAACTATGATTGTGACTGGCTATTTTTCAAGGCTTAGAGAGCTATGGGATGAGTTTGATACTCTCATGCCCTGTCCTGGTTGTCCTTGCTCTGAATCTAAACAGTATACCCAACATTTTGAGTATCAAAGACTTCTTCAATTCCTCATTGGGTTGAATGAATCCTATTCTCAGTCTAGGAGCCAAATTATGATGATGTCTCCCCTACGAAGTATAAACAAGTCCTACTCTTTGTTAGTAAATCAGAAAAGTCGAAGGAACCTCACAAGCATAACACAAGTTGCTCAGGTCACTGAAGCCTTGGAGAATGCTGTCATGTATAGCAGTAGGAATGTGAACAATGCTGGAAACTATAGGCCCAAAAGGAATCAAGTTTAGTGTGAAATTGATTGTGCCAAACAAAGGACAATTGTTACAAATTGATTGGGTATCCCACTGATTTCAAAGCCAAATGAAAAGGAGGTAGTACAGTACAACATGCCAATTGTGTAGGAAATGCAGAAACTTCAGGTGCGGAGAGATGTAATATGGCTACTAGCATGACTCCTTCGGCCACTGGATCATCTAGTTCAGGTGCTACACAGCAAATGAATCAACCTGTTACTTTTCAGCAGATGTCACATCCAGATCCTATTTTCACTTCTGAGCAATACCAACAAATTGTTCAGCTGTTTTCTAGAGGAAGTTCAGAAGGATCATACTTATCCAACAAAGTTGTTGCAGCATGTAttctcaatcatgtgaatgctTTTATGTCTCAACGTGTCAATAGTAAATGAATAGTTGACATTGGGGCTTCAAATCACATGACTTCAAGTTTAGAGATGATGCATACTCATAAACCTCTTCCAAATACAGAAGCAAACAAAGTACATTTGCCTATTGAAAATGTTGTATCAATGTCTCACACAGGTTGCACATCTATATTAAGTAATCAAGAGATTTCTAATATTCTGTACATTCCTGACTTTAAGTTCAACTTATTGTTAGTCTCAAAGCTCACAAGGAACTAAAGTGTATGGTTGGATTCTTTCctgatttttgcatttttcaggaCCTCTTTAGTTGTCAGGTGAAGGGGATTGCTAGAGAAGAACATGGTCTATACATTTTACATGGAGGTATTCCAAAATAAGATCTATATTAGGCAACAAATAAGTGTACTAATATAATAAACTTTATGTCAGTTTCTTCTTGTACTTCTGTTTCTAGTATTTTGTGGCATAGAAGGTTAGGACATgcccatttagatataataaagaAAGTAG contains:
- the LOC107783676 gene encoding uncharacterized protein LOC107783676 yields the protein MATEDEQIGATTTTDNFTAGTATFPTIDHNHPFAMRIGLLGKSKVGFVDGRFPKSKFEPERHNLWEKVNAIVLSWIMNVVRPGLLSSELYPSSDHTVWEDLKERFDKVDGSRILYLHREVHTLTQGTMIVTGYFSRLRELWDEFDTLMPCPGCPCSESKQYTQHFEYQRLLQFLIGLNESYSQSRSQIMMMSPLRSINKSYSLLVNQKSRRNLTSITQVAQVTEALENAVMYSSRNVNNAGNYRPKRNQV